The sequence below is a genomic window from Alphaproteobacteria bacterium.
AGCATAAAAAGAGGAGAAATTCATGTTATTATGGGACCAAATGGTTCTGGAAAAAGTACTTTATCAAAAGTTATAGCTGGACATCCTGCATATAATATTACAAAAGGTGAAATTCTTTTTAATCATGAGAATATAAATAAATTAGATCCTGCTATTCGTTCACATAAAGGACTTTTTTTAGCATTTCAATACCCAATTGAAGTACCAGGTGTTACCAATGAAGATTTTTTACGTCTTATTTATAATTCATCACGAAAAGCCTCAGGTTTATCAGAATTAGGTCCAATAGAGTTTTTAGAATTTGTTATAAAAAAACTTGAATTAGTTAATATGAATTTAGATTTTCTTTATCGAAATGTAAATGAAGGATTTTCTGGAGGTGAAAAAAAACGTAATGAGATTCTTCAATTTGCTATTTTAAATAGTACACTAGGAATTTTAGATGAAATAGATTCTGGTTTAGATATCGATGCTTTAAAATTAATTGCTTCTTCTATAAATAAATTAAAGGAGGCTGATAAAAATAAAAGTTTAATTATCATAACACACTATAATAGATTATTAAAATATATTAAGCCTGATTTTATTCATGTTATGGTAAAAGGTAAAATTATTAAATCAGGTGATCATACTTTAGCACAAGTACTCGAACAAAAAGGTTATAAATGGTTAAGTTAAAGTTTTAAAATTAAAAAATACTAATTCGGAACGGCAGGATTTGAACCTGCGACATCCTGCTCCCAAAGCAGATACGCTACCAAGCTGCGCTACGTTCCGTTTAAATTTTCAAAGATAAGCTATTTTTATAATTTTATTATTGTAATTTAATTATTAAAAAGATTCAAATATTTTTAATTAAAAAGATCAGTATTATAATAATAAATTATTCTAGATATAATTAAAAAATTATGATATTATATATTTCATATATAAATTTTTAATGCATTACTTTTTCTGTTAAATAAAAAATTATTTTTCAATATTGAATTTCTTTATTCAAAATATTTTTTTGTGATTTCTATTTTTCAAATTAATGTAAATTGGCTTGTCATATTAAGTTAATAATTTTAACTTATATTTAAGAAAAATTTAATAAAATTTAAAGTAAGACCTTATTAAGAAAATTATATTTAGATCAAAATAAATTAGATTAAAATAAAAATTTTAAATAAAAAATCTATTAAAATTTATTTATTTAAAAATAAGTAATTTATAATGGATAAAAAAATAGATGATTAATAATACATTTTTACGAATAAAATCTAATAAATAATAGTTATATTTTTTAAAATATTTTAATTTTATTAAAATTATTTTAGATAAGATACTAAATTTAAAATATAGTTCGTTAGAAAAAAAATAAAAATTAATAAAGGAAGAATTTGATCTATAATTTTTTTAAAAAAACTTATATTATTAAATATTCCTATATAACTTAAATTTTCTTGAAATGATAATTCATTAGGATCTCGAATTAAAATTAAAGTTAATAATATTATATTAAAAATAAGACAAAAAAAATTTAAAATACGATTCATAATTCAATTTTCTTTAACAATTAAAACTCTTTAAAGTTAACATAATATAAAAAATTATCAAAGTAACTAATAAAATTAAAAAGAGATATAATAAACTTTTGATTAAATTTATATATTATTTAAATAATATATGTTTTTATAAATAATTTATAAAACTATTTTATCAAATATACAAAAAGGGGATATTTCTTCTTTTTGATTAATAATTAAAAAAACTTAACTTCTTTTTTTAACTAAATTTTTATTATTAAAAAAAAAGTTGTATTTGTTTTTTTTTAATTCTATTCATTGTTATTTTTTTTATAGTATAATCGAACAAAAATAAATACCATTAAAATAAGGTAAAATTGTTTTTTTTTATAATGATCGATAAAATGTTTGAGCGCTTTACGGAAAAAGCCTTACAAGCTGTAATGATTGCTCAAGAGGAATCTCGAAAATTAGGGCATAATTTTGTTGGAACAGAACAGCTATTATTAGGATTAATAGGGGAAAATACAGGAATTGCAGCTCAAGTCTTAAAATCTTATGGAGTTAATTTACGAAATGCTAGGTTAGAGGTAGAGCGTTTAGTAGGACGAGGTTCTGGTTTTGTTTCAGTTGAGATACCATTTACTCCACGAGCAAAACGAACATTAGAATTGGCTTTAAAAGAATCCAAAAATTTTGGTCATGGGTATATTGGAACTGAACATTTATTATTAGCTGTAACAGACGAAGAAACTGGGATTGCTCATAAAATTTTAAAAGCTTTAGGAGTTGATTTTTTTAAACTTCGAAATACTCTTTTAGATAGGATAGGTGAATTTGATAAAGAAAAAAAAAATAAAGAAGAAAATAATTTAGAGAAAGTATTTACTTTAACAGATGATAAAAATTTTCAAAGTGTAAGTTATAATTCCAATATTAATAATTCACTTAATTTAAAAATTCTTGATGAATATACAGTAAATTTAACTAAAGCAGCTGAGGAAAATAGGTTAGATCCAGTAATTGGAAGGACTAAAGAAATTGAAAGAGTTATCCAGATTTTAACTCGTCGTCGTAAAAATAATCCAATACTTATTGGTGAACCAGGTGTAGGAAAAACAGCAGTTGCTGAAGGTTTAGCTCAACGAATTCGAACAGGAGATGTTCCATTAGGTTTAGATGGAAAAGAAGTAATTGTTTTAGATATTGGTTTATTATTAGCAGGTA
It includes:
- the sufC gene encoding Fe-S cluster assembly ATPase SufC, giving the protein MNKRLEIKNLYTNIGENSILKGINLSIKRGEIHVIMGPNGSGKSTLSKVIAGHPAYNITKGEILFNHENINKLDPAIRSHKGLFLAFQYPIEVPGVTNEDFLRLIYNSSRKASGLSELGPIEFLEFVIKKLELVNMNLDFLYRNVNEGFSGGEKKRNEILQFAILNSTLGILDEIDSGLDIDALKLIASSINKLKEADKNKSLIIITHYNRLLKYIKPDFIHVMVKGKIIKSGDHTLAQVLEQKGYKWLS